From Pelotomaculum isophthalicicum JI, one genomic window encodes:
- a CDS encoding alginate O-acetyltransferase AlgX-related protein, protein MSYKYFVKVFTIAIISFLIFHIILYGFTGEALSLPDKFIKRSAYTGRHEPQRHIEVTAFGDLARLSYLYRLGVRRKVVDTSDQNGYLNKDYNDNLTYPVLTVGDSFMLCNNDDERFSMLLQNKLNINCYNAAANGVLDPFSFLQGDLMKNAKVLVWESVERNINNDSFNIGKVDFYYSASKKKNEYEENWGKKNTSHKQLAVVNSSNIKFLVNNLSYNITGKPVLDKVDIVKLKNGRDLMFFQDDLVSFNKTGDFEDVCQPVAFISYINEQLKAKGITLIFLAVPDKFNAYYDEIVEEQKTKKDPHFIERLTSELQKNNVIAINLIDPFRNEIREGRDVYYFDDTHWNGEGAEIAAGLVAQEIIKGKLLD, encoded by the coding sequence TTGTCCTATAAATATTTTGTAAAAGTATTTACGATAGCGATTATCTCTTTTTTAATTTTTCATATAATTCTTTATGGATTTACGGGGGAAGCTCTTTCTTTGCCGGATAAGTTTATCAAAAGATCAGCATATACAGGCAGACACGAGCCGCAGAGACATATTGAGGTTACGGCATTCGGTGATTTAGCGCGACTTTCATATCTATACAGGCTGGGTGTTCGCCGCAAAGTTGTTGATACATCAGATCAAAATGGATACTTAAATAAAGATTACAACGATAATTTAACATATCCGGTGCTCACCGTCGGCGACTCATTCATGCTATGCAATAATGATGACGAACGTTTTTCGATGTTGTTGCAAAACAAATTAAATATAAACTGTTACAATGCGGCAGCCAATGGTGTCTTGGATCCTTTTTCTTTTTTACAGGGTGATCTTATGAAAAACGCAAAGGTCCTGGTGTGGGAATCCGTTGAAAGAAATATTAATAACGATAGTTTCAACATAGGGAAAGTTGATTTTTATTATTCAGCATCAAAGAAGAAAAATGAATACGAAGAAAATTGGGGTAAGAAAAATACTTCTCACAAACAACTGGCAGTGGTAAATTCTTCTAATATTAAGTTTTTAGTAAATAATTTATCGTATAACATTACCGGCAAACCGGTACTCGATAAAGTTGACATAGTGAAACTGAAGAACGGCAGAGATCTGATGTTTTTCCAGGACGATCTGGTTTCCTTCAATAAAACAGGGGATTTTGAAGATGTATGTCAACCGGTCGCGTTTATTTCTTATATCAATGAGCAACTTAAGGCAAAAGGTATAACACTCATTTTCCTTGCCGTTCCTGATAAATTTAACGCTTATTATGATGAAATTGTTGAAGAACAAAAAACAAAAAAAGATCCACATTTTATTGAGCGCCTGACAAGTGAACTCCAGAAGAACAACGTAATCGCTATAAATCTGATTGATCCATTCAGAAATGAAATCAGAGAAGGCAGAGATGTTTATTACTTTGATGATACCCACTGGAATGGTGAAGGCGCAGAAATAGCGGCCGGATTGGTTGCACAGGAAATTATTAAAGGTAAACTATTGGATTAA